The Microbacterium luteum nucleotide sequence CACCCGCATCCCCGGAGGAGCCCATGGCCGACACCGCGATCTTCGACGTCGACGGAACCCTCGTCGACACCAACTATCAGCACGCACTCGCGTGGTACCGCGCGTTCCGGCGGTATGACATCACTCCCGCCGTGTGGCGCATCCATCGCGCGATCGGCATGGGCGGCGACAACCTCGTCACCGCCATCGCCGGTGAAGACGTCGAGAAGGCGCACGGCGACGAGCTTCGCGCGGCGTGGACCGAGGAGTTCGAGCCGATGCTGGATGAGATCCAGCCCTTCGAGGGGGCTCGTGCCCTGATCGACGAGGTCGCGTCCCGTGGCTTCCGCCTCGTGCTCGCCAGCTCCGGTCAGAAGGCGCACGTGGAGCACTTCCTCGACCTGCTCGGCGGGCGCGAGGTCGCCGACGCGTGGACGACATCCGACGACGTCGATGCGACCAAGCCCGAGCCGGACCTCGTCGGCGTCGCGCTGCAGAAGGTCGACGGCGCGTCCGGCGT carries:
- a CDS encoding HAD family hydrolase, encoding MADTAIFDVDGTLVDTNYQHALAWYRAFRRYDITPAVWRIHRAIGMGGDNLVTAIAGEDVEKAHGDELRAAWTEEFEPMLDEIQPFEGARALIDEVASRGFRLVLASSGQKAHVEHFLDLLGGREVADAWTTSDDVDATKPEPDLVGVALQKVDGASGVMIGDSVWDAVAAGKLDVPTIAVRTGGFSEAELREAGAFRVYESLVELHENLDGGPLARSTR